A region from the Caldicellulosiruptor naganoensis genome encodes:
- the nuoE gene encoding NADH-quinone oxidoreductase subunit NuoE, whose protein sequence is MSCCQGKNLTEENFKKLDEIIEKNKSRRGALIPVLHEAQELFGYLPYEVQKRIAEGLNIPMSEVYGVATFYTRFTLKPTGDHKISVCMGTACYVKGADKILDKLKELLKIDVGGTTEDGKFSIEATRCLGACGLAPVVVIDNTVYGKLAPEDIENILSRY, encoded by the coding sequence ATGTCTTGTTGCCAAGGCAAAAATCTGACCGAGGAAAACTTCAAAAAACTTGATGAGATTATTGAAAAAAACAAATCAAGAAGAGGTGCTCTAATTCCTGTTTTGCATGAGGCACAAGAACTATTTGGATACTTGCCATACGAGGTACAAAAGAGAATTGCAGAAGGTTTAAACATTCCGATGTCAGAGGTTTATGGTGTTGCGACATTTTATACCAGGTTTACTTTAAAACCAACAGGGGATCATAAGATTAGTGTGTGCATGGGAACTGCTTGCTATGTAAAAGGTGCAGATAAAATTTTGGATAAATTAAAAGAGCTTTTAAAGATTGACGTTGGTGGCACAACTGAAGATGGGAAATTCTCTATTGAAGCAACAAGATGCTTAGGAGCTTGTGGACTTGCACCTGTTGTTGTAATTGATAACACTGTCTATGGAAAATTAGCACCTGAAGATATTGAAAATATCTTGTCAAGATATTAA
- a CDS encoding PHP domain-containing protein, which yields MKLYYDLHIHSLLSPCADNDMTPNNIINMAKIKGLDVISVTDHNSTLNLKEFSEVAKRLDILFIPGVEVETCEEIHVLLYFRDFSVVEEFQKIIEENLPNIPLREDIYGNQFLVDQEDNIVGNYKKLLLQPLSLSISQVYDISKFYNAVFVPAHINRQSYGIIGRLGTLPDELKDVSIFEVSKVSEFEFSKFLLHNNSRYIFLHSSDAHHLGDINEREFFIESDILYTIFFE from the coding sequence ATGAAACTCTACTATGACCTGCACATTCACTCTTTGCTTTCGCCTTGTGCTGATAATGACATGACACCGAACAATATAATAAACATGGCGAAGATAAAAGGGCTTGACGTAATTTCCGTAACAGACCACAATTCTACATTAAATTTGAAGGAGTTCTCAGAAGTTGCAAAACGTCTTGATATTTTATTTATCCCAGGTGTTGAAGTAGAAACTTGTGAAGAGATCCATGTTCTTTTATATTTTAGAGACTTCTCTGTAGTTGAAGAGTTTCAAAAGATTATTGAAGAAAACCTGCCAAACATACCCTTGAGAGAGGACATATATGGAAATCAGTTTTTGGTGGACCAGGAAGACAATATTGTTGGAAACTACAAAAAACTCCTGCTCCAACCACTGAGTTTAAGTATATCTCAAGTTTATGATATCTCAAAGTTTTACAATGCAGTTTTTGTTCCAGCTCATATCAATCGACAATCCTATGGAATAATAGGAAGATTAGGAACATTGCCAGATGAGCTAAAAGATGTGTCAATTTTTGAAGTCTCAAAAGTTAGCGAATTTGAATTTTCAAAGTTCTTGCTTCATAATAATAGCAGGTACATTTTTTTGCACTCTTCTGATGCACATCATCTGGGGGATATCAATGAAAGAGAGTTTTTTATTGAAAGTGATATACTGTATACAATATTTTTCGAATAA
- a CDS encoding DRTGG domain-containing protein, translated as MPRISHLRKYFDLVNDVIKDDVYENVYIGDVLSFALSHIKDNSIWITIQNNVNVIAVATLRDVKAIILTEGVKPDTNMLQKSKQENIPVFTTELSHFETAKLLILQEKEDQNETLL; from the coding sequence ATGCCGAGAATTTCGCACCTAAGAAAATATTTTGACCTTGTTAATGATGTTATTAAAGACGACGTATACGAAAATGTATACATTGGAGATGTTTTGAGTTTTGCACTCTCACATATCAAAGACAATAGCATTTGGATTACAATTCAAAATAATGTAAATGTCATTGCAGTTGCAACTTTGAGAGATGTGAAAGCTATTATTTTGACAGAAGGTGTAAAGCCAGATACAAATATGCTTCAAAAATCTAAGCAGGAAAACATTCCTGTTTTCACAACCGAGCTTTCTCATTTTGAGACTGCAAAATTATTGATTCTTCAAGAAAAGGAAGATCAAAATGAAACTCTACTATGA
- a CDS encoding [Fe-Fe] hydrogenase large subunit C-terminal domain-containing protein — MPFNLHSIMLDREKCRGCTNCIKKCPTEAIRVRNSKARIIDQRCIDCGECIRTCPYHAKYAVTNSLDDIQKYEYKVALPAPSFYAQFETDDINKLLQALLEIGFDDIFEVAKAAEIVTEFTKQFILQRRDKIPIISSACPAVVRLIQTKFPDLIDNILPLASPMELAAYLAKKKINKQKGIEINKIGAFFISPCAAKMTYVKLPLGFERSYVDGVIAIKDIYGLVRSKLRSIKDVKPLSISSGKGIGWAASGGESLALGIDEYVNVDGIHNVIKVLEEIENGRLNNIVYFEGLACSGGCVGGPLTIENPYVAKNRIKKWSSKLATSSQVLEETTNQIINSLGIKMEDLLFKKELEVNPVLELDSDIEEAMKKYERVNEILKILPGLDCGACGSPTCKTLAEDIVRGLANDTDCIFILRENIKELAKKMVELSNKIPPSLERDED; from the coding sequence ATGCCTTTTAATCTGCATTCAATAATGCTTGACAGAGAAAAGTGTAGAGGATGTACAAATTGTATTAAAAAATGTCCAACAGAAGCGATAAGGGTAAGAAATTCAAAGGCAAGAATTATTGACCAAAGATGTATAGACTGCGGTGAGTGTATACGAACATGCCCATATCATGCAAAATATGCTGTGACAAATAGTTTAGATGATATCCAAAAGTATGAATACAAGGTTGCATTACCTGCTCCTTCATTTTACGCTCAGTTTGAAACAGATGACATTAACAAACTTTTGCAAGCTTTATTAGAGATAGGATTTGATGATATATTTGAGGTTGCAAAGGCAGCGGAGATTGTCACAGAATTTACTAAGCAGTTTATCTTACAACGTAGAGATAAAATACCTATAATCTCTTCTGCTTGCCCAGCAGTGGTAAGGCTTATCCAGACAAAATTTCCTGATTTGATTGACAATATACTTCCCCTCGCTTCTCCAATGGAACTTGCTGCGTATCTTGCAAAAAAGAAAATAAATAAGCAAAAAGGCATTGAGATAAATAAAATAGGTGCATTTTTCATTTCACCTTGTGCAGCAAAGATGACTTATGTGAAACTACCTCTTGGGTTTGAAAGATCATATGTAGATGGAGTGATAGCCATCAAGGATATTTATGGGCTTGTTAGAAGTAAGTTAAGAAGTATAAAAGATGTAAAACCTCTTTCTATATCATCTGGCAAAGGAATTGGATGGGCGGCATCTGGTGGAGAGAGTTTAGCTCTTGGAATTGATGAGTATGTAAATGTGGATGGAATTCATAATGTGATAAAGGTGTTGGAAGAAATTGAGAATGGTAGATTGAATAATATTGTTTATTTCGAAGGGCTTGCATGCAGTGGAGGTTGTGTTGGTGGGCCTTTGACAATAGAAAACCCATATGTCGCAAAAAACAGAATAAAAAAATGGTCTTCTAAACTGGCAACCAGTTCACAAGTCTTAGAAGAGACTACAAATCAAATTATTAATAGCCTTGGAATAAAAATGGAAGACCTTTTGTTCAAAAAAGAGTTGGAGGTAAATCCTGTATTAGAACTTGACTCTGATATTGAAGAGGCTATGAAAAAGTATGAGAGAGTAAACGAGATACTAAAGATTTTGCCTGGTCTTGATTGTGGTGCGTGCGGTTCTCCAACATGCAAAACCCTTGCAGAGGATATAGTCAGAGGTTTGGCAAACGATACAGATTGTATCTTTATCCTGCGTGAAAATATCAAAGAGCTTGCAAAAAAAATGGTTGAACTTTCGAATAAAATTCCACCCTCACTTGAAAGGGATGAAGATTAA
- a CDS encoding ATP-binding protein: protein MPLTMEFDIKAGDFVLAGEASSKIKDTLKKLGVKPEILKKVAIVSYEAEMNIVIHSVGGVLKAIISKDKIEIIAEDRGPGIENIELAMMEGYSTAPEEIRNLGFGAGMGLPNMKKYSDYFEIESQKGSGTRVYMVVLNK from the coding sequence ATGCCGCTTACAATGGAATTTGACATTAAAGCTGGTGATTTTGTATTAGCAGGTGAAGCTTCAAGTAAGATTAAAGATACATTAAAAAAGTTGGGTGTAAAACCTGAAATATTAAAAAAGGTGGCCATTGTGTCGTATGAAGCAGAAATGAATATTGTCATACATTCTGTTGGTGGGGTGTTAAAGGCAATAATTTCAAAAGACAAGATTGAAATAATTGCTGAAGACAGAGGACCAGGAATTGAGAATATTGAACTTGCAATGATGGAAGGATACTCTACTGCACCTGAAGAAATAAGAAACTTGGGATTTGGTGCAGGTATGGGTCTTCCTAATATGAAGAAATATTCTGATTATTTTGAAATTGAGTCACAAAAAGGCAGTGGAACAAGGGTGTATATGGTTGTGCTCAATAAATAA
- a CDS encoding DRTGG domain-containing protein, with protein sequence MKLSKIKELLRCKVFFEPQELSEEEFLNACGSDLMSDVLAFVKEKVILLTGLVNPQVIRTAEMMDIKAVIIVRGKQPSEEMVKLAREKCIALYSTDFPMFQACGILYENGLGKEGC encoded by the coding sequence ATGAAATTATCTAAGATAAAAGAGCTCTTGAGATGCAAGGTTTTTTTTGAACCTCAAGAGCTTTCTGAGGAAGAGTTTTTGAATGCCTGTGGTTCTGATCTGATGAGTGATGTTTTAGCATTTGTAAAAGAAAAGGTTATTCTCCTTACTGGTCTTGTCAATCCTCAAGTTATTCGTACAGCTGAAATGATGGATATAAAGGCTGTTATAATTGTTCGTGGAAAGCAACCCTCAGAAGAGATGGTGAAGTTGGCAAGAGAAAAATGCATAGCTCTTTACTCTACAGACTTTCCAATGTTTCAGGCATGTGGAATACTCTATGAAAATGGGCTTGGCAAAGAAGGGTGCTGA
- a CDS encoding TlyA family RNA methyltransferase: MKKRADILLVEKGFAESREKAKALILSGNVYVDNQKVEKAGELIDCNAQIVVKEPLKYVSRGGFKLEKALNFFKIDVAHKIALDVGVSTGGFTDCLLQHGAKKVYCVDVGYGQLAWKLREDPRVVNFEKTNFRYFEREKIPDRIDIVVCDVSFISLTLISHKIKEFMEEGTEGILLIKPQFEAGREEVGKKGVVRSSQTHVNVIKKVVSCYFSLGLSIKGLTYSPVKGPEGNIEYLLYIKQEEFPQNILNDNEIQEIVSEAFEELANKNK, encoded by the coding sequence TTGAAAAAGAGGGCAGATATCTTGCTTGTTGAAAAAGGTTTTGCAGAGTCTCGTGAAAAAGCAAAAGCGCTTATCTTAAGTGGAAATGTATACGTAGATAACCAAAAGGTTGAAAAGGCAGGGGAACTGATTGATTGTAATGCTCAAATTGTGGTAAAAGAACCTCTTAAGTATGTGAGCAGAGGCGGGTTTAAACTTGAAAAAGCATTGAATTTTTTTAAGATAGATGTTGCTCATAAGATTGCGTTAGATGTGGGCGTTTCAACTGGGGGGTTTACAGATTGTCTTCTGCAGCATGGTGCAAAGAAGGTCTACTGTGTTGATGTTGGCTATGGCCAGCTTGCATGGAAGCTAAGAGAAGATCCAAGAGTTGTCAATTTTGAGAAGACAAATTTTAGGTATTTTGAGAGAGAAAAGATACCTGATAGAATTGATATAGTTGTATGTGATGTTTCATTCATCTCATTGACGCTTATTTCACATAAAATAAAAGAGTTTATGGAAGAAGGTACTGAAGGTATTTTGCTAATAAAACCCCAATTTGAAGCTGGAAGAGAGGAGGTTGGAAAGAAAGGAGTTGTTAGATCAAGCCAAACCCATGTTAATGTGATTAAAAAGGTTGTTAGTTGTTATTTTTCCTTAGGTCTTAGTATAAAAGGATTGACATACTCTCCTGTAAAAGGTCCAGAAGGTAATATTGAGTATTTACTTTACATTAAACAAGAGGAATTTCCACAAAACATTTTAAATGATAACGAAATCCAAGAAATTGTCAGTGAAGCTTTTGAAGAGTTGGCAAATAAAAATAAATAA
- the dxs gene encoding 1-deoxy-D-xylulose-5-phosphate synthase produces MGILEKVNYPEDIKKLSISELYSLSEEIRKFLLYNIANTGGHLAANLGVVELTLALLYTFNPPHDKIVWDVGHQCYVYKILTGRKEKFATLRKLGGLSGFPKTKESIYDSFDTGHSSTSISVALGFAIARDLNHKDYNVIAVVGDGALTGGLAYEGLNNAGRYNGKLLVILNDNEMSISKNVGAIAKYLSQVRTQPKYFKLKKVTDEFVAKIPLVGEKLNYLIKKLKGGLKYILFPGTLFEALGFEYYGPIDGHDIKKMCEVFENVKNLTRPVLVHVVTQKGKGYEHAEKFPEKYHGVPPFDVETGNHLTDTNSKSFSEVLGDKLCELAKNDQRIVAITAAMPDGTGLSRFGKIYPERFFDVGIAEEHAVTFAAALAKEGLKPFIAIYSTFLQRAFDQIIHDVCIQNLNVVFCIDRAGLVGEDGETHHGSFDISYLTLIPNLTVMAPKDTKEFEMMLEFAAVYDRGPLAIRYPRGTTKTIGIYEPILFGKSEILAQGRDLAIFAVGRHVSMLYDIICENNLNATLINVRFLKPLDIELIETIIKTHKKILVVEDNTIIGGLGEKIKGIIAEKNSSNLIKHIGLPDKFIQHGSIGELYSLLGLDRKSLKNVIMELIKN; encoded by the coding sequence TTGGGTATATTAGAAAAAGTAAACTACCCTGAAGATATAAAAAAACTCAGTATATCAGAGCTATACTCTTTATCTGAAGAGATTAGAAAGTTTTTATTATATAATATTGCAAATACTGGTGGACACTTGGCAGCAAATTTGGGTGTTGTAGAACTGACGCTGGCACTACTTTATACATTCAATCCCCCCCATGACAAAATTGTGTGGGATGTAGGTCACCAATGCTATGTGTATAAAATTCTGACAGGAAGGAAAGAAAAGTTTGCTACTTTGCGAAAGTTAGGTGGTTTGAGCGGCTTTCCGAAGACAAAAGAAAGTATCTATGACTCATTTGACACAGGACACAGTTCAACATCCATCTCAGTGGCGCTCGGATTTGCTATTGCTCGTGACTTAAATCATAAAGATTATAATGTAATTGCTGTAGTAGGAGACGGTGCTTTGACAGGTGGACTTGCCTATGAAGGCCTTAACAATGCAGGAAGGTATAATGGAAAACTTCTTGTAATATTGAACGACAACGAAATGTCAATCTCGAAAAATGTTGGTGCAATTGCTAAGTATTTGTCACAAGTTAGAACACAACCTAAATATTTTAAATTGAAAAAGGTTACTGATGAGTTCGTTGCAAAAATTCCATTAGTAGGAGAAAAGCTTAATTATTTGATAAAAAAGTTAAAAGGTGGTCTTAAATATATACTTTTTCCTGGCACACTTTTTGAAGCCCTTGGCTTTGAGTACTACGGGCCTATTGATGGACATGACATAAAAAAGATGTGTGAGGTATTTGAAAACGTTAAAAATTTGACAAGGCCTGTATTAGTTCATGTTGTAACTCAAAAAGGTAAGGGTTATGAGCATGCTGAAAAGTTTCCAGAAAAATATCATGGTGTTCCACCATTTGACGTAGAGACAGGAAATCACTTGACAGACACAAATTCTAAAAGTTTTTCTGAGGTATTAGGAGATAAGCTTTGCGAACTTGCAAAAAATGACCAAAGAATTGTAGCGATAACAGCTGCTATGCCTGATGGAACTGGTTTGAGTCGCTTTGGAAAAATATATCCTGAAAGATTTTTCGATGTCGGGATTGCAGAAGAGCATGCTGTAACTTTTGCTGCAGCACTTGCAAAAGAAGGCCTAAAACCGTTTATTGCTATATATTCTACTTTTTTACAGCGTGCGTTTGACCAGATAATTCATGATGTGTGTATACAGAACCTTAATGTGGTATTTTGTATAGATAGGGCGGGGCTTGTTGGTGAAGACGGGGAGACTCATCATGGCAGCTTTGATATATCTTATCTTACATTAATACCTAATTTGACTGTAATGGCTCCAAAAGATACAAAAGAGTTTGAAATGATGTTAGAATTTGCAGCAGTGTATGATAGAGGACCTCTTGCAATAAGATATCCAAGAGGAACAACCAAAACCATTGGCATTTATGAACCAATTTTATTTGGAAAATCTGAGATTTTGGCACAAGGCCGGGATTTGGCTATTTTTGCTGTTGGAAGACATGTCTCAATGTTGTATGATATTATTTGTGAAAATAATTTAAATGCAACATTGATAAATGTAAGATTTTTAAAACCTTTAGATATTGAACTTATAGAGACGATAATAAAGACACATAAAAAGATTTTGGTTGTAGAGGACAATACTATTATTGGTGGTCTTGGGGAAAAGATAAAAGGTATCATTGCTGAAAAGAATAGCTCAAATCTAATAAAACATATTGGTCTTCCCGATAAGTTTATTCAACATGGATCAATTGGGGAGCTTTATTCTTTATTAGGTTTAGATAGAAAAAGTTTGAAAAATGTAATTATGGAGTTGATAAAAAATTGA
- a CDS encoding divergent PAP2 family protein — MKQVVYEIITNKALQVGVMSWFVAQFLKIIITFVMTQKIDFKKFISSGGMPSSHSAFACGLSTAVGLIDGFNSTNFAISLTFTLIVMYDAAGVRREAGKQAQTLNELIEMYFSPHYKPQHKLKELIGHKPTEVFVGALLGIVLATLLV; from the coding sequence ATGAAACAGGTTGTATATGAGATAATTACAAACAAGGCTTTGCAGGTAGGTGTGATGAGTTGGTTTGTGGCTCAGTTTTTAAAAATAATAATAACCTTTGTCATGACACAAAAGATTGATTTTAAAAAGTTTATTAGCTCAGGTGGAATGCCAAGCTCACATTCAGCATTTGCATGTGGTCTTTCAACTGCAGTGGGGCTTATTGATGGTTTTAACTCGACAAATTTTGCTATTTCGCTGACATTTACATTGATTGTTATGTATGACGCAGCAGGCGTGAGAAGAGAGGCTGGTAAACAAGCACAGACATTGAACGAACTGATTGAGATGTACTTTTCTCCACATTACAAGCCACAGCATAAATTGAAAGAGTTAATAGGCCACAAACCAACAGAAGTGTTTGTAGGAGCGCTTCTTGGAATTGTACTTGCTACATTGTTGGTTTGA
- a CDS encoding ATP-dependent helicase, whose translation MEWLKELNQQQLEAVLSTEGPLLVLAGAGSGKTRVITYRIAYILNMGLAKPSNILAITFTNKAADEMKERIKRLVSVESFSEMWVSTFHSACARILRMEAHNIGFSNNFIIFDMQDRHQLLKECFERLNIDEDRLELRYVSRQISNFKNMLISPSDIYKEGKTDPRVAEIYKLYNKLLKEYNAFDFDDLLYYTIMLFRTNPDILEKYQQKFRYILVDEYQDTNYAQFYLIYLLAQKHRNICVVGDDDQSIYSFRGANVRNILEFEKVFNDAKVIKLEKNYRSTKTILSAANEVIKNNIHRKPKRLWTENSEGEKIYLYPAFDEVDEANFVSMSIKNLIQSGIKPSEIGVLYRTNAQSLNFENALSAHAIPYKVVGSLRFFERKEVKDILAYLRLIVNPHDNLSLFRVINVPKRGIGPSTVEKIKVLSDEYGISAYSLLKERGVLEFDRRTYFKLNEFVSLLEDIRTEAETKSVVEVIKLVLDKTKYMETLLSSKNEEDFQRAKNLEQLISAAAMFEEENEDKSLQNFLNSIALSFEEDDAQKEDKVMLMTVHAAKGLEFDVVFLTGLEEGLFPLLRAEDTIEMEEELEEERRLCYVAITRAKKFLVLTYANNRRVFGRFSSRQRSCFVDEIPAKYIQQIYTPLRNVNSFDTQLNKSQQNSTKTTLAVGDIIQHNKFGIGKILSLSEDLNEVLVDFEKYGQKRLLLSYANLKKIG comes from the coding sequence ATGGAGTGGTTGAAAGAGTTAAATCAACAGCAATTAGAGGCGGTTCTTTCGACAGAAGGACCGCTTTTAGTATTGGCTGGGGCAGGTTCCGGAAAAACAAGGGTGATCACATACAGAATTGCATATATATTGAATATGGGATTGGCAAAACCAAGCAATATACTGGCTATAACATTTACTAACAAAGCAGCTGATGAGATGAAAGAACGTATAAAGAGACTTGTGAGTGTAGAGTCTTTCTCAGAGATGTGGGTGTCCACCTTTCACTCTGCATGTGCGAGGATACTTAGAATGGAAGCACATAATATAGGATTTTCCAATAACTTTATCATATTCGATATGCAGGATAGACATCAGCTATTAAAAGAGTGTTTTGAGAGGCTAAATATAGACGAAGATAGACTTGAACTTAGGTATGTCTCTAGACAGATTAGTAATTTCAAGAATATGCTAATATCTCCATCAGATATTTACAAAGAAGGAAAGACTGATCCCAGAGTTGCTGAAATTTACAAACTCTATAATAAACTATTGAAGGAGTATAATGCATTTGATTTTGATGACCTTTTGTACTACACAATAATGCTTTTTAGAACAAACCCAGACATCTTGGAAAAGTATCAGCAAAAGTTTAGGTATATCTTAGTTGATGAATATCAAGATACAAACTATGCACAGTTTTATTTAATTTATTTGCTTGCACAAAAACACAGAAATATCTGTGTTGTAGGTGATGATGACCAGAGCATTTACAGTTTCAGAGGGGCAAATGTAAGAAATATTTTAGAGTTTGAGAAGGTATTCAACGATGCAAAAGTGATAAAACTTGAGAAAAATTATCGTTCTACCAAGACAATCTTGTCTGCCGCAAATGAAGTTATAAAAAACAATATTCACCGAAAACCAAAAAGACTCTGGACAGAGAACAGTGAAGGCGAAAAAATTTATCTTTACCCGGCATTTGATGAAGTTGACGAGGCAAATTTTGTCTCAATGTCCATAAAAAATCTTATACAGAGCGGGATAAAACCGTCTGAGATAGGGGTTCTTTATAGAACAAATGCTCAGTCATTAAACTTTGAAAATGCTCTTTCAGCTCATGCTATACCTTACAAGGTTGTTGGAAGTTTGCGGTTTTTCGAAAGGAAAGAGGTAAAGGATATACTGGCATATTTGAGACTTATAGTCAATCCGCATGACAATTTAAGTTTGTTTAGAGTTATAAATGTTCCAAAAAGGGGAATAGGTCCCAGTACAGTTGAGAAGATAAAGGTTTTAAGTGACGAGTATGGAATTTCTGCTTATAGCTTATTAAAAGAAAGAGGAGTTTTGGAATTTGACAGACGAACGTATTTCAAATTAAACGAATTTGTTTCACTTTTAGAGGATATTAGAACTGAGGCTGAGACAAAGTCAGTGGTTGAGGTCATAAAGCTTGTACTTGATAAAACAAAGTATATGGAGACCTTGCTTTCAAGCAAGAATGAAGAAGATTTCCAAAGAGCAAAGAATTTAGAGCAGCTAATCAGTGCAGCTGCTATGTTTGAGGAAGAAAATGAAGATAAGAGCTTGCAGAACTTTTTAAACTCTATTGCTCTGAGCTTTGAAGAAGATGATGCTCAAAAAGAAGATAAAGTCATGTTAATGACAGTCCATGCAGCAAAAGGTCTTGAGTTTGATGTGGTCTTCTTAACTGGTCTTGAAGAAGGATTATTTCCTCTTTTGAGAGCAGAAGATACAATTGAGATGGAAGAAGAACTTGAAGAAGAAAGAAGGCTTTGTTACGTTGCAATAACAAGAGCAAAAAAGTTTTTGGTGTTAACTTATGCAAACAACAGAAGGGTTTTTGGCCGATTTTCGTCAAGGCAAAGGTCATGTTTTGTTGACGAGATTCCAGCCAAGTATATTCAGCAGATTTATACACCGTTAAGAAATGTAAATTCTTTTGATACACAGCTCAATAAAAGTCAACAAAATAGCACAAAAACTACTTTAGCTGTTGGCGACATAATCCAGCATAATAAATTTGGGATTGGGAAGATATTATCTTTGTCAGAAGACTTGAATGAGGTACTAGTAGACTTTGAAAAGTATGGACAGAAAAGATTACTTTTATCGTATGCAAATCTTAAGAAAATTGGTTGA